One genomic segment of Motacilla alba alba isolate MOTALB_02 chromosome 1A, Motacilla_alba_V1.0_pri, whole genome shotgun sequence includes these proteins:
- the CREBL2 gene encoding cAMP-responsive element-binding protein-like 2 isoform X1: MDDSKVVGGKVKKPGKRGRKPAKIDLKAKLERSRQSARECRARKKLRYQYLEELVSSRERAICALREELEMYKQWCMAMDQGKIPSEIKALLTGEEQGKAQQNSTKLAKAAKTEANSSNP, encoded by the exons ATGGATGACAGCAAG GTGGTTGGAGGCAAGGTAAAGAAACCAGGCAAACGAGGTCGTAAACCAGCCAAAATAGACTTGAAGGCCAAACTTGAAAGAAGTCGTCAGAGTGCAAGAGAGTGCAGAGCCAGGAAGAAGCTGAGGTACCAGTACCTGGAGGAGCTGGTTTCAAGCAGAGAGCGAGCCATCTGTGCTCTCAGAGAAGAGCTTGAAATG TACAAGCAGTGGTGCATGGCCATGGACCAAGGGAAAATCCCCTCGGAAATAAAAGCCCTGCTAACTGGAGAGGAGCAaggcaaagcacagcagaacTCAACCAAACTTGCCAAGGCTGCAAAGACAGAGGCAAACAGCAGCAATCCCT GA
- the CREBL2 gene encoding cAMP-responsive element-binding protein-like 2 isoform X2, which translates to MDDSKVVGGKVKKPGKRGRKPAKIDLKAKLERSRQSARECRARKKLRYQYLEELVSSRERAICALREELEMYKQWCMAMDQGKIPSEIKALLTGEEQGKAQQNSTKLAKAAKTEANSSNP; encoded by the exons ATGGATGACAGCAAG GTGGTTGGAGGCAAGGTAAAGAAACCAGGCAAACGAGGTCGTAAACCAGCCAAAATAGACTTGAAGGCCAAACTTGAAAGAAGTCGTCAGAGTGCAAGAGAGTGCAGAGCCAGGAAGAAGCTGAGGTACCAGTACCTGGAGGAGCTGGTTTCAAGCAGAGAGCGAGCCATCTGTGCTCTCAGAGAAGAGCTTGAAATG TACAAGCAGTGGTGCATGGCCATGGACCAAGGGAAAATCCCCTCGGAAATAAAAGCCCTGCTAACTGGAGAGGAGCAaggcaaagcacagcagaacTCAACCAAACTTGCCAAGGCTGCAAAGACAGAGGCAAACAGCAGCAATCCCT ga